From one Lolium rigidum isolate FL_2022 chromosome 4, APGP_CSIRO_Lrig_0.1, whole genome shotgun sequence genomic stretch:
- the LOC124708750 gene encoding mucin-5AC-like — translation MAAAHLHRDFFLSPLPYHLAELRIDPPHSAVAFSAPAAVAGGRKRRCLVPAVSPRKKMLLELHPFDSSPTPTPPPSPRRSPTTAPPLLSRRGSPASDFSFPSARPWIGGGGGGNIFAFFEDTLTTPSPTGSNVSTLSFMASSGQPTTPTGVTATGGVTPVASPKKPTAGPTANGGFMFTASPEQPPTPASSTAGSGFASLSPREYQSGRAEASLLSPKHARTGSTDSAGLAFFPSPGPAIGHTSSPAFVFSASQTSAPPLRKSGGGSSKKRPRRQHGIVSAPRRNLRQWDVPQQAIQPTQKVVKTNAVVTGEASRSSILSDSSTRPCCKFFTSPAKASKQVLDTCTSPPSPSQEARKVSSEESHSTSSCGSLAGSRSAYVPSPAKHPSAEKASKQDQEVEVSSVARERRTHAEPVACTGAVVMVSVTCTCGVRKEFCFDHCH, via the exons atggcggcggcccACCTCCACCGCGACTTCTTCCTCTCGCCGTTGCCGTACCACCTCGCCGAGCTCCGCATCGATCCACCGCACTCAGCGGTCGCCTTCTccgcgcccgccgccgtcgctgGTGGGCGCAAGCGCCGCTGCCTCGTCCCCGCCGTTTCGCCGCGCAAGAAGATGCTGCTTGAGCTCCACCCCTTCGACTCCTCGCCCacccccacgccgccgccctcgccgcgccGGTCCCCGACCACCGCGCCGCCTTTGCTGTCGCGCAGGGGGTCCCCCGCAAGCGACTTCTCATTCCCGTCAGCGCGCCcgtggatcggcggcggcggtggaggcaacATCTTCGCGTTCTTCGAGGACACGCTCACGACGCCGTCTCCTACGGGCTCCAATGTCAGCACCCTGTCGTTCATGGCTTCTTCGGGGCAGCCGACAACGCCCACGGGCGTCACCGCAACCGGCGGGGTCACgcccgtggcatcgccgaagaagcCCACGGCGGGGCCCACTGCCAACGGTGGTTTCATGTTCACCGCTTCACCGGAGCAGCCGCCCACGCCAGCGAGCTCCACTGCAGGTAGCGGCTTCGCGTCCTTGTCGCCCAGGGAATACCAAAGCGGCCGCGCCGAGGCGTCCTTGCTTTCCCCGAAACACGCGCGTACGGGCTCTACCGACAGCGCCGGCTTGGCGTTCTTCCCTTCTCCGGGGCCGGCCATCGGCCACACGAGTTCTCCGGCGTTCGTCTTCTCGGCCTCGCAGACTTCGGCGCCGCCACTGCGCAAgtccggcggcggcagcagcaagaAAAGGCCGCGGCGACAGCACGGCATCGTGAGCGCGCCCCGCAGGAACCTGCGGCAGTGGGACGTGCCGCAGCAGGCCATTCAGCCGACGCAGAAGGTTGTCAAGACGAATGCCGTGGTCACCGGCGAGGCCTCTCGCTCCTCCATCCTGTCCGACTCGTCGACCAGGCCATGCTGCAAGTTCTTCACCTCGCCGGCGAAGGCGAGCAAGCAGGTACTTGATACATGTACCTCACCCCCGTCCCCT TCGCAGGAAGCCAGGAAGGTCTCCAGTGAGGAATCCCACTCGACTTCGTCCTGCGGGTCGCTGGCCGGATCGCGCAGCGCCTACGTCCCATCGCCGGCAAAGCATCCGTCAGCTGAGAAGGCGAGCAAGCAG GATCAAGAGGTGGAAGTGTCCAGCGTAGCCAGAGAGCGTCGCACACACGCCGAGCCAGTAGCCTGCACAGGTGCCGTGGTGATGGTGTCCGTGACCTGCACTTGTGGTGTCCGGAAGGAGTTCTGCTTTGACCACTGCCACTGA